One Microlunatus soli genomic window carries:
- a CDS encoding HoxN/HupN/NixA family nickel/cobalt transporter, whose protein sequence is MINDRSLLTVAGREARPFRTRVTASFAAIGGLHLIGLGLLATSLLPGQPHVVTVSLAVLAYLRGLLHSFDFDHISMIDNSTRKFIAEGRRPASVGLAFSAGHSTVVILTGFALVLGIGVVQHALDGESRTAQVLGIIGLSVSGCYLLLVAISNLAAFLTALRLRRQLLRDPDLEVPPEALTPRGPAARIMTAPLRRVRHPHHIYGIGFLFSLGFDTSSQIGLLMLTGAAGLSGAAPLATLSLPFLFAAAMTLGDTSNGLMMLKMYETAANNPARKINFNLLITGISICSALLVGVIAISSILSDVAGLHFSPINAIASIDTGNAGFVLAAGFAVIGIVAALLWRRTRAAR, encoded by the coding sequence TGATCGGCCTGGGTCTGCTGGCGACCAGCCTGCTGCCGGGGCAGCCGCACGTGGTGACGGTGTCGCTGGCCGTGCTGGCCTATCTGCGCGGGCTGTTGCATTCCTTCGACTTCGACCACATCTCGATGATCGACAACTCCACCCGCAAATTCATCGCCGAGGGCCGTCGGCCGGCATCGGTCGGCTTGGCGTTCTCCGCCGGTCACTCGACCGTGGTGATCCTGACCGGCTTCGCTCTCGTGCTGGGCATCGGCGTGGTCCAGCACGCCTTGGACGGCGAATCCCGAACGGCCCAGGTGCTCGGCATCATCGGTCTCTCGGTGTCCGGCTGCTACCTGCTGTTGGTGGCGATCTCCAACCTGGCTGCCTTCCTGACCGCCTTGCGGTTGCGTCGCCAGCTGCTCCGCGACCCCGATCTTGAGGTGCCGCCGGAGGCGCTGACACCGCGCGGCCCGGCGGCCCGGATCATGACCGCTCCGCTGCGGCGGGTGCGTCATCCGCATCACATCTACGGCATCGGCTTCCTGTTCTCTCTCGGCTTCGACACCTCGAGCCAGATCGGCCTGCTGATGCTCACCGGTGCCGCCGGTCTGAGCGGCGCGGCACCGTTGGCCACGCTGTCACTGCCGTTCCTGTTCGCTGCGGCGATGACCTTGGGCGACACCTCCAACGGCCTGATGATGCTCAAGATGTACGAAACCGCAGCCAACAACCCGGCGCGCAAGATCAACTTCAACCTGCTGATCACCGGCATCAGCATCTGCTCGGCGCTGCTGGTCGGCGTGATCGCGATCTCCAGCATCCTCTCCGACGTCGCCGGACTGCATTTCTCGCCGATCAACGCGATCGCCTCGATCGACACCGGCAACGCCGGCTTCGTGCTGGCTGCCGGCTTCGCCGTGATCGGCATCGTCGCTGCCCTGCTCTGGCGCCGCACCCGCGCCGCGCGCTGA
- a CDS encoding carbon-nitrogen hydrolase family protein, whose amino-acid sequence MRLALAQIISSADKRANLDAVQDQVVRAADAGAELVIFPEATMCAFGNRLDTVAEPLDGPWVSRLTAIAAASGVTAVAGMFTPSEQRAPDGRTKVGNTLVVTGPDGLVSYRKIHLFDAFGFAESDTVVPGTEPVVTPIGGLQVGLTVCYDVRFPGLYTRLADQGAELIIVSASWGAGPGKVAQWQLLTQARALDSTCFVAAVGQADPATQGIKTRGSAPTGVGYSALIDPAGGAVIGAGAEPELLVVDVETERLPAIRETIPVIANRRF is encoded by the coding sequence ATGCGACTGGCGCTGGCGCAGATCATCAGCTCGGCCGACAAGCGAGCCAACCTGGACGCCGTGCAGGACCAGGTGGTCCGTGCAGCCGATGCCGGCGCGGAGTTGGTGATCTTCCCGGAGGCGACGATGTGCGCGTTCGGTAATCGGCTGGACACGGTCGCCGAGCCGTTGGACGGCCCGTGGGTGAGCAGGCTGACCGCGATCGCCGCCGCCAGCGGTGTCACCGCGGTGGCCGGCATGTTCACCCCGTCGGAGCAGCGTGCGCCGGACGGTCGGACGAAGGTCGGCAACACCCTGGTGGTGACTGGCCCGGACGGGCTGGTGAGCTATCGCAAGATCCATCTGTTCGACGCCTTCGGATTTGCCGAGTCCGACACCGTGGTGCCGGGCACCGAACCGGTCGTCACCCCGATCGGCGGGCTACAGGTCGGCCTGACGGTCTGCTACGACGTCCGGTTCCCCGGGCTGTACACCCGGTTGGCCGATCAGGGTGCGGAGTTGATCATCGTCTCGGCATCCTGGGGCGCCGGTCCGGGCAAGGTGGCCCAGTGGCAGTTGTTGACCCAGGCCCGTGCGCTGGACAGCACCTGTTTCGTTGCCGCGGTCGGCCAGGCCGACCCGGCGACCCAGGGGATCAAGACCCGGGGCAGTGCGCCGACCGGCGTCGGCTACAGCGCACTGATCGATCCCGCCGGCGGGGCCGTGATCGGCGCCGGTGCGGAGCCGGAGCTGCTGGTGGTGGACGTCGAGACCGAGCGGCTGCCGGCGATCCGGGAGACGATCCCGGTGATCGCCAACCGTCGATTCTGA
- a CDS encoding ATP-dependent helicase, with product MTRSDLPQDQRPDSTAGSYALVRRASSAYGAATGFTALDPAQQQVVDHPGGPLLVLAGPGTGKTTTLVETAVHRISERGLGAEKVLALTFSRRAAADLRNRIASRLGRSVTSPRAMTVHAFCFALIRRFVAVEGSTDRVGLRLLTGPEQEFRVREVLQGSLESGKVRWPESVTRAFGTRGFAAEVRAVLAKARQLGMDPEDLVEAGQAAGRPEWISIGEFFDEYLDVLDAEEVIDYAELVHRCRILLTDPDILATLRQEIGCVLIDEFQDTDPAQVRLLHALAGDGREVIAFGDPDQSIFGFRGAEARGILDFPGRFGVGGEPAPVIALPTNHRSGVALQAATRGLADRLGIQRALTPTVLQAFRRPTSADDLPRGAVEAYTCVTAGAEAEQIADLLRRAHLHDGLDWSQMAVLVRHGRQRIPGLTRALTAAGVPVEVAGDEIPLAAELATRPLLLALRVAAAVSPLQVEEAQLLLSSPLGGLDSMAIRRLGRMLRQAERAELGDTGLPRRSPELIRDALADPTRLDDLPEVAEVDAARRLAGLLTDVAAEITGGATAEEALWSLWTGTDWPDRLRADARVGGDTGQRANRDLDAVLALFDVAGRSEEISGLRGVTGFLAEVEAQQIPADTRNEAAVRGAAVRVLTAHRAKGLQWPLVVVASVQEGSWPDVRRRGSLLEADRLSRHGLADSAPPAARIAEERRLFYVACTRASRRLVVTAVEGTDGENDQPSRFVSELGVQVRRLAGRPRRPLSLTALIGDLRRVGVDPQTPPRLQSAAAARLAILADAEDDHQRPLAAAARPGRWWGMRGQSEALVPVQSAKAPVQLSGSQLASLLGCPRQWFLSRKAHGESVRGTAASFGSVVHVLAEYGATQELDADTIAGHLDSIWDQLDFDANWLSATERIEAESALERFALWQSARSDRELLGTEVPFSCTVTLGSERVRLTGTADRVERDGLGRIRIVDFKTGRRPPTAADIAVQDQLGVYQLAVAEGAFAEVTGPDAEPGGAELVYLRLPEGKGPLPKVFEQASLHDVPYPVAPEGDGPPEHPTWVHQRLADAARIVRSEEFHAQVGPACRYCPFRSSCPAQSDGRQVVS from the coding sequence GTGACGCGCTCGGACCTGCCGCAGGATCAGCGACCCGACAGCACCGCCGGGAGCTACGCGCTGGTCCGCCGAGCGTCCTCGGCGTACGGCGCGGCCACCGGTTTCACCGCGCTGGATCCCGCCCAACAGCAGGTCGTCGACCACCCCGGCGGCCCGCTGCTGGTGCTGGCGGGCCCCGGCACGGGCAAGACCACCACCCTGGTGGAGACAGCCGTCCACCGGATCTCCGAGCGCGGTCTGGGCGCCGAAAAAGTCCTGGCGCTGACCTTCTCCCGCCGGGCCGCCGCCGACCTGCGCAACCGGATCGCCTCCCGGCTCGGCCGCTCGGTGACCAGCCCGCGGGCGATGACGGTGCACGCCTTCTGTTTTGCGCTGATCCGCCGGTTCGTCGCCGTGGAGGGCTCCACCGATCGGGTCGGACTCCGGCTGTTGACCGGCCCCGAGCAGGAGTTCCGGGTCCGGGAGGTGCTGCAGGGCAGTCTCGAATCGGGCAAGGTGCGATGGCCGGAGTCGGTGACCCGAGCCTTCGGCACCCGCGGCTTCGCCGCCGAGGTGCGGGCGGTGTTGGCCAAGGCCCGCCAGCTCGGGATGGACCCCGAGGATCTGGTGGAGGCAGGGCAGGCCGCCGGCCGGCCGGAATGGATCAGCATCGGAGAGTTCTTCGACGAATACCTGGACGTCCTGGACGCCGAGGAGGTGATCGACTACGCCGAGCTGGTGCACCGCTGCCGGATCCTGCTGACCGATCCCGACATCCTGGCCACCCTGCGGCAGGAGATCGGCTGTGTGCTGATCGACGAGTTCCAAGACACCGATCCGGCCCAGGTCCGGCTTCTGCATGCGCTGGCCGGCGACGGTCGCGAGGTGATCGCCTTCGGTGATCCGGACCAGTCGATCTTCGGCTTCCGGGGCGCCGAGGCTCGCGGCATCCTGGACTTCCCCGGACGGTTCGGCGTCGGCGGTGAGCCGGCTCCGGTGATCGCGCTGCCGACCAACCACCGCAGCGGTGTCGCCCTGCAGGCGGCCACCCGCGGACTGGCCGATCGGCTCGGCATCCAACGCGCGCTGACCCCGACCGTGCTGCAGGCCTTTCGTCGGCCGACGTCGGCCGACGACCTGCCCCGCGGTGCCGTCGAGGCCTACACCTGCGTGACCGCCGGCGCGGAGGCCGAGCAGATCGCCGATCTGCTGCGCCGCGCCCATCTGCACGACGGCCTGGACTGGTCGCAGATGGCGGTCCTGGTCCGACACGGGCGGCAGCGGATCCCCGGCCTGACCCGGGCACTCACTGCTGCCGGGGTGCCGGTCGAAGTTGCCGGTGACGAGATCCCGCTGGCCGCCGAGCTCGCCACCCGGCCGCTGCTGCTGGCGCTGCGGGTGGCCGCCGCGGTGAGCCCGCTGCAGGTCGAGGAGGCCCAACTGCTGCTGAGCTCGCCGCTGGGCGGTCTGGACAGCATGGCGATCCGCCGGCTCGGCCGGATGCTGCGGCAGGCCGAACGCGCCGAGCTCGGCGACACCGGGCTGCCACGCCGGTCCCCGGAGTTGATCCGGGACGCCCTCGCCGATCCGACCCGGCTGGACGACCTGCCCGAGGTCGCCGAGGTCGATGCCGCCCGACGGCTGGCCGGACTGTTGACCGATGTCGCCGCGGAGATCACCGGCGGGGCCACCGCCGAGGAGGCGCTGTGGAGCCTGTGGACCGGTACCGACTGGCCGGATCGGCTGCGGGCCGATGCCCGGGTCGGCGGGGACACCGGCCAACGGGCCAATCGTGATCTCGACGCCGTCCTGGCGCTGTTCGACGTCGCCGGTCGCTCCGAGGAGATCTCCGGGCTGCGCGGCGTCACCGGATTCCTGGCCGAGGTGGAGGCCCAACAGATCCCCGCCGACACCCGCAACGAGGCCGCCGTCCGCGGTGCCGCCGTCCGGGTCCTCACCGCACACCGGGCCAAGGGTCTGCAGTGGCCGCTGGTGGTCGTCGCCTCGGTCCAGGAGGGCAGCTGGCCCGACGTCCGGCGCCGTGGCTCGCTACTGGAAGCAGACCGGTTGAGCCGCCACGGGCTGGCCGATTCGGCCCCGCCGGCGGCCCGGATCGCCGAGGAACGCCGACTGTTCTACGTCGCCTGCACCCGGGCGTCGAGGCGGTTGGTGGTGACCGCGGTGGAAGGAACCGACGGCGAAAATGATCAACCCTCGCGGTTCGTCTCCGAGCTCGGCGTCCAGGTCCGCCGGCTGGCCGGCCGTCCGCGGCGGCCGCTGTCGCTGACCGCGTTGATCGGCGACCTGCGCCGGGTGGGGGTCGATCCGCAGACTCCGCCGCGGCTGCAGTCCGCAGCCGCGGCTCGGCTGGCGATCCTGGCCGACGCCGAAGATGATCATCAACGACCGCTGGCCGCCGCGGCCCGGCCGGGGCGTTGGTGGGGCATGCGTGGGCAGAGCGAAGCACTGGTTCCCGTCCAGTCGGCGAAGGCGCCGGTGCAGCTGTCCGGCAGCCAATTGGCCTCCCTGCTGGGGTGTCCCCGGCAGTGGTTCCTGTCCCGCAAGGCGCACGGCGAATCGGTGCGGGGAACGGCCGCCTCCTTCGGTTCGGTGGTGCACGTGCTCGCCGAGTACGGCGCCACCCAGGAGTTGGACGCCGACACTATCGCCGGCCATCTGGACTCGATCTGGGACCAACTCGACTTCGACGCCAATTGGCTCTCGGCAACCGAACGGATCGAGGCCGAATCGGCACTCGAACGCTTCGCCCTGTGGCAGTCGGCCCGCTCGGACCGAGAACTGCTGGGCACCGAGGTCCCGTTCTCCTGCACCGTGACCCTGGGCAGTGAACGGGTCCGGCTCACCGGCACCGCCGACCGGGTCGAACGGGACGGTCTCGGCCGGATCCGGATCGTCGACTTCAAGACCGGTCGCCGACCACCGACCGCCGCCGACATCGCCGTCCAGGATCAGCTCGGTGTGTACCAATTGGCCGTGGCCGAGGGCGCGTTCGCCGAGGTGACCGGCCCGGATGCCGAGCCCGGCGGCGCCGAACTGGTCTACCTCCGGCTGCCGGAGGGCAAGGGTCCGCTGCCGAAGGTGTTCGAACAGGCCTCGCTGCATGACGTCCCGTATCCGGTCGCCCCGGAGGGTGACGGTCCGCCCGAACATCCGACCTGGGTGCACCAACGGCTGGCCGACGCGGCTCGGATCGTCCGGTCCGAGGAGTTCCACGCCCAGGTGGGCCCGGCCTGCCGGTACTGCCCGTTCCGCAGTAGTTGCCCCGCCCAGTCCGACGGCCGGCAGGTGGTGTCGTGA
- a CDS encoding NUDIX hydrolase, with the protein MHFTEFHTRVAAYAVIIDADRILLSWYNGGPHGHGRPGWSLPGGGVEYDESVEQAIVREAMEETGYRIRLGDPLTTNSFTDQAGSPADPGGKPYKSVRILYTASVVDGKLGTIEVGGTTDRAAWIDLDRVPTESRADIVDIGIASWRSHQLSVPGDPIAS; encoded by the coding sequence GTGCACTTCACCGAGTTCCACACCAGGGTGGCCGCCTACGCGGTGATCATCGACGCCGACCGGATCCTGCTCAGTTGGTACAACGGCGGTCCGCACGGACACGGCCGGCCGGGCTGGTCGCTGCCCGGCGGAGGAGTGGAGTACGACGAGTCGGTCGAGCAGGCGATCGTCCGCGAGGCGATGGAGGAGACCGGCTACCGGATCCGACTCGGCGATCCCCTGACGACGAATTCGTTCACCGACCAGGCCGGCTCGCCGGCCGATCCGGGCGGCAAGCCGTACAAGTCGGTCCGGATCCTGTACACCGCGTCAGTGGTCGACGGGAAGCTCGGCACGATCGAGGTGGGCGGCACCACCGACCGGGCCGCATGGATCGATCTGGATCGGGTGCCCACCGAATCCCGTGCCGACATCGTCGACATCGGCATCGCGTCGTGGCGGAGCCACCAGCTGTCGGTCCCGGGTGATCCAATAGCGTCATGA
- a CDS encoding HAD family hydrolase, whose translation MTVHRLVLWDIDHTLVDLAGIGRSWYESALRAMDVELHTHPVYAGRTERAISTDALLAHGIEPSEDNIRTLWTYLIQLSEGSRDSLADVGRALDGSATIIAELDRLGVAQTVVTGNLPEISRHKLIAFGLEQHLDLEIGGYGTISDDRSALVTHAINAASAKYGMFTPDQVVVVGDTPNDVRAATENGAVAVAVATGHYGVEELTAAGATVVLADLADLDAARNAILQ comes from the coding sequence GTGACCGTCCACCGCCTCGTTCTCTGGGACATCGACCACACCCTCGTTGACCTCGCCGGAATCGGCAGATCCTGGTACGAATCGGCGTTGCGCGCGATGGATGTCGAACTGCACACCCATCCGGTCTACGCCGGCCGGACCGAACGGGCGATCAGTACCGACGCTCTGCTCGCGCACGGTATCGAGCCGTCCGAGGACAACATTCGAACGCTGTGGACCTATCTGATCCAACTGTCGGAAGGTTCCCGCGACAGTCTGGCCGACGTCGGTCGGGCGCTCGACGGCTCCGCCACCATCATCGCCGAGCTGGACCGACTCGGTGTGGCGCAAACCGTCGTCACGGGCAACCTTCCGGAGATCTCCCGCCACAAGCTGATCGCGTTCGGTCTCGAACAGCATCTCGACCTGGAGATCGGCGGCTACGGCACCATCTCCGACGATCGGTCGGCGCTGGTGACTCATGCGATCAACGCGGCCTCGGCCAAGTACGGCATGTTCACACCGGATCAGGTCGTAGTCGTCGGGGACACCCCGAACGATGTGCGTGCGGCAACGGAGAATGGCGCGGTCGCAGTTGCGGTGGCAACCGGGCACTACGGCGTCGAGGAACTCACAGCAGCCGGAGCAACCGTCGTGCTCGCCGACCTGGCCGACCTGGACGCCGCGCGCAACGCGATTCTGCAGTGA
- a CDS encoding ATP-dependent DNA helicase: MTEQSTKPSSTGARRLTSTDDLIDALGIQFSLQQLTAITAPLEPGVIIAGAGSGKTTVMAARVVWLVGTGAVRPEEVLGLTFTRKAAAELSARVRSALLKAEVIDEQGVDEAGEQLIMTYDAFAARLVAEQGLRLGVESESSMISGAARFRLASRVVEAAAGPFEQLSRLRPQTVTERVLGLDADLQQHLVPTAALDPHARRWRLAFQAAPVNNRGNVYADVKRALAAIDERLELASLVEDYQALKQRLEVVEFADQMAVAARLATEVPEVSSALREEFKVVLLDEYQDTSAAQAIMLAGLFSGPEEKSGRGHPVTAVGDPFQAIYGWRGAAASNILEFASSFPRVDGRDSRRFALTVNRRSGQTILDVANTLSESLRADDSLQPADGTAEGLGLLHAPPEAGPGEVRAATFQTWGEEVNWIADQVVAARQSQTVDRWSEIAILTRRNADIGPLYAELVGRDVPTEIVGLGGLLSLPEVSDVVSTLRLIDDVTANPDLIRLLGGPRWNISPRDLAQLGRRARELAQQDPLPFGDPDEQPDDDVDADGGVGGLLGALEQAVGDLDPTEVISLLDAVEDPGEEFGEETRRRFAQLAAELGYLRRHADEPLLDLCRRVIAVLGLDVELLATPDFGRTQRRDQLGAFTDAVADYADVDGQASLSGLLSYLRAESEYGTGLEQAVPTDRESVKLLTMHKAKGLEWDVVFLPALMKGTFPSDRVSDNWVISAGVLPADLRGDAGSIPQLSEAAGPAIADYKQRLKDQQLRAEDRLAYVAATRSRRVLIGTGHNWRPELVKARQPSSYLQTIIAEAGRQDRFAPQAPPAGDVNPHDAQAPAVPWPRPLDPEALDRRRHAAELVRAAQQRRAADGSYEPPAGSEEPLLLDDEETVAVWDADIRRLLEESLASRRGAGLVALPESLTATELMKLRADGEAFATDLARPMPRRPSRRQRFGTRFHQWIERRLAGAAAQLVDPDELTDRADLGIGDEAEFRELCERFADGQFGNSQPMALEAPFTLVLGGRVIRGRIDAVYRTGTGSYQIVDWKTARGESHDPLQLAIYRVAWAELSDVDPEQVDAIFYSVPDDTIIRPSRLADRAELERILADVPQL, encoded by the coding sequence GTGACCGAGCAGTCCACCAAGCCCTCGTCCACCGGCGCCCGTCGACTCACCTCCACCGACGACCTGATCGACGCCCTCGGCATCCAGTTCTCGCTGCAGCAGCTGACCGCGATCACCGCACCGCTCGAACCGGGCGTGATCATCGCCGGTGCCGGATCCGGTAAGACGACGGTGATGGCCGCCCGGGTGGTCTGGCTCGTCGGCACCGGAGCCGTCCGGCCCGAGGAGGTGCTCGGGCTGACCTTCACCCGAAAGGCGGCCGCCGAGCTGTCTGCCCGGGTCAGGTCGGCGTTGCTGAAGGCCGAGGTGATCGACGAACAGGGCGTCGACGAGGCCGGCGAACAGCTGATCATGACCTACGACGCGTTCGCAGCCCGGCTGGTCGCCGAGCAGGGGCTGCGACTCGGCGTCGAGTCGGAGAGCTCCATGATCAGCGGGGCCGCCCGGTTCCGGCTGGCGTCCCGGGTGGTCGAAGCCGCGGCCGGTCCGTTCGAGCAGTTGTCCCGGCTCCGACCGCAGACGGTGACCGAGCGGGTGCTCGGACTGGACGCCGACCTGCAGCAGCATCTGGTGCCGACCGCCGCGCTCGACCCGCATGCCCGACGCTGGCGGCTGGCCTTCCAGGCGGCGCCGGTGAACAACCGCGGCAACGTGTACGCCGACGTCAAGCGAGCACTCGCTGCGATCGACGAACGCCTCGAACTGGCCAGCCTGGTGGAGGACTATCAGGCCCTCAAACAGCGACTCGAGGTCGTCGAGTTCGCCGACCAGATGGCGGTCGCGGCCCGGCTGGCGACCGAGGTGCCGGAGGTGTCGTCGGCGTTGCGGGAGGAGTTCAAGGTTGTTCTGCTGGACGAATACCAGGACACCTCGGCAGCACAGGCGATCATGCTGGCCGGACTGTTCTCCGGGCCGGAGGAGAAGTCCGGCCGCGGCCACCCGGTGACCGCCGTCGGCGACCCGTTCCAGGCGATCTACGGCTGGCGGGGTGCCGCGGCCAGCAACATCCTCGAATTCGCCTCGTCCTTCCCGCGGGTGGACGGCCGGGACAGCCGACGCTTCGCGCTGACGGTCAACCGACGCAGCGGCCAGACCATCCTGGACGTCGCCAACACCCTGTCGGAGTCGTTGCGTGCCGACGATTCGCTGCAGCCCGCGGACGGGACCGCCGAGGGTCTGGGACTGCTGCACGCGCCGCCCGAGGCCGGTCCCGGTGAGGTGCGCGCGGCCACCTTCCAGACCTGGGGCGAGGAAGTGAACTGGATCGCCGACCAGGTGGTCGCAGCGCGGCAGAGCCAGACCGTGGACCGGTGGTCCGAGATCGCCATTCTGACCCGCCGCAACGCCGACATCGGACCGCTCTACGCCGAGCTGGTCGGCCGGGACGTGCCGACCGAGATCGTCGGTCTCGGCGGCCTGCTCAGTCTGCCCGAGGTGAGTGACGTGGTCTCCACGCTGCGGCTGATCGACGACGTGACGGCCAACCCCGACCTGATCAGGCTGCTCGGCGGCCCACGCTGGAACATCAGCCCACGCGACTTGGCCCAGCTCGGCCGACGAGCCCGGGAGCTGGCGCAACAGGACCCGCTGCCGTTCGGCGATCCGGACGAGCAGCCCGACGACGATGTCGACGCCGACGGCGGGGTCGGCGGTCTGCTCGGGGCCTTGGAACAGGCCGTCGGTGATCTTGATCCGACCGAGGTGATCAGCCTGCTGGACGCGGTCGAGGATCCGGGGGAGGAATTCGGCGAGGAGACCCGGCGGCGCTTCGCCCAACTGGCCGCCGAGCTCGGCTACCTGCGCCGGCACGCCGACGAACCGCTGCTCGATCTGTGCCGACGGGTGATCGCGGTGCTCGGGCTGGACGTGGAACTGCTGGCCACCCCGGACTTCGGACGGACCCAGCGGCGTGATCAACTCGGCGCCTTCACCGATGCGGTCGCCGACTACGCCGACGTCGACGGGCAGGCGTCGCTGTCCGGGCTGTTGAGCTATCTGCGGGCCGAGAGCGAGTACGGCACCGGTCTGGAGCAGGCGGTGCCGACCGACCGGGAGTCGGTGAAGCTGCTGACCATGCACAAGGCCAAGGGCCTGGAGTGGGATGTGGTGTTCCTGCCGGCCCTGATGAAGGGCACCTTCCCCAGTGACCGGGTCTCCGACAACTGGGTGATCAGTGCCGGGGTGCTGCCCGCCGATCTGCGCGGCGACGCCGGGTCGATCCCGCAGCTGAGCGAGGCGGCCGGCCCGGCGATCGCCGACTACAAGCAGCGGTTGAAGGATCAGCAGTTGCGGGCCGAGGACCGGCTGGCCTACGTGGCCGCGACGCGCTCCCGGCGGGTGCTGATCGGGACCGGTCACAACTGGCGACCAGAACTGGTCAAGGCACGACAACCGTCGAGCTACCTGCAGACGATCATCGCCGAGGCCGGGCGGCAAGATCGTTTCGCGCCGCAGGCACCGCCGGCCGGGGACGTCAACCCGCACGATGCACAGGCTCCGGCCGTACCGTGGCCGCGGCCGTTGGACCCCGAAGCCCTGGACCGTCGTCGCCATGCCGCCGAACTGGTCCGCGCGGCACAGCAACGGCGGGCCGCCGACGGGTCGTACGAGCCGCCGGCGGGCAGCGAGGAACCGCTGCTGTTGGACGACGAGGAGACCGTCGCGGTGTGGGACGCCGACATCCGTCGACTGCTGGAGGAGAGTCTGGCTTCGCGGCGTGGCGCCGGATTGGTGGCATTGCCGGAGTCGTTGACCGCGACCGAATTGATGAAGTTGCGGGCCGACGGTGAGGCGTTCGCGACCGATCTGGCCCGGCCGATGCCGCGCCGACCGTCCCGGCGGCAACGGTTCGGGACCCGCTTCCATCAGTGGATCGAACGCCGGTTGGCCGGAGCCGCCGCACAGTTGGTGGATCCGGACGAGCTCACCGATCGGGCCGACCTCGGCATCGGCGACGAGGCGGAATTCCGGGAACTGTGCGAACGATTCGCCGACGGTCAGTTCGGCAACTCCCAGCCGATGGCGCTGGAAGCTCCATTCACCCTGGTGCTCGGCGGTCGGGTGATCCGCGGCCGGATCGATGCCGTCTATCGGACCGGTACCGGCAGCTACCAGATCGTCGACTGGAAGACCGCCCGCGGCGAGAGTCACGACCCGTTGCAGTTGGCGATCTATCGGGTCGCCTGGGCCGAGCTCTCCGACGTCGATCCCGAACAGGTCGACGCGATCTTCTACTCGGTGCCCGATGACACGATCATCCGACCGTCGCGACTGGCCGATCGCGCCGAACTGGAACGCATCCTGGCCGACGTCCCGCAGCTGTGA
- the serB gene encoding phosphoserine phosphatase SerB: protein MAQGEAEPAADQFGQPLLIRVSGRDRPRVVGDLLGLLAGAGAEIDDMEQLVVRERLTLDVLVRIAEADSSLIRDILYWGHTLQLTVDFEHVEATSQRSMLPRHAITVLGEALSPDALAAVSVAVADTDGTIDRIVRLATEPVTAYDLSVIAGDVDTMRRRLMQIARDHRIDIAVQAGGLERRAKRLVVMDVDSTLIRDEMIDLLAEEAGCSEQVVAITERAMRGELDFEGSLRERVRLLKGLELSAIDRVRGRIRLTPGARTFVRTLKRLGFAVAIVSGGFTLFTDWLQDQLDLDHAYGNTVEISGDRLTGEILGTVVDRARKAELLAEIAAAEGVPLSQTVAIGDGANDLDMLAAAGMGIAFNAKPAVREQAEVTVSVPYLDAILFMLGLRGTDVDHGDV from the coding sequence GTGGCACAGGGTGAAGCGGAGCCGGCGGCCGACCAGTTCGGTCAGCCGCTGCTGATCAGAGTCAGCGGACGGGACCGACCGCGGGTGGTCGGCGATCTGCTCGGCCTGCTCGCCGGTGCCGGCGCCGAGATCGACGACATGGAGCAGCTCGTCGTCCGGGAGCGGTTGACCCTCGACGTCCTCGTCCGGATCGCCGAGGCCGACTCCAGCCTGATCCGCGACATCCTCTACTGGGGACACACCTTGCAGTTGACGGTCGACTTCGAACACGTCGAGGCGACCTCGCAGCGTTCGATGCTGCCCCGGCATGCGATCACCGTGCTGGGCGAGGCACTCAGCCCCGATGCGCTGGCGGCGGTGTCGGTGGCGGTGGCCGACACCGACGGCACCATCGACCGGATCGTCCGATTGGCCACCGAACCGGTCACTGCCTACGACCTGTCGGTGATCGCCGGCGATGTCGACACGATGCGGCGCCGGCTGATGCAGATCGCTCGCGATCACCGGATCGACATCGCCGTCCAGGCCGGTGGGCTGGAACGCCGGGCCAAGCGCTTGGTGGTGATGGACGTCGACTCGACGTTGATCCGGGACGAGATGATCGACCTGCTGGCCGAGGAGGCGGGCTGCTCCGAACAGGTCGTCGCGATCACCGAACGCGCGATGCGCGGCGAACTGGACTTCGAGGGCTCACTGCGCGAACGGGTACGGCTGTTGAAGGGGCTCGAGCTGTCCGCGATCGACCGGGTCCGTGGTCGGATCCGGCTCACGCCGGGCGCCCGCACCTTCGTCCGTACGCTGAAACGGCTCGGCTTCGCGGTCGCCATCGTCAGTGGTGGATTCACTCTGTTCACCGACTGGCTCCAAGATCAACTCGATCTTGATCATGCCTACGGAAACACTGTCGAGATCTCCGGCGACCGGCTGACCGGAGAGATCCTCGGCACCGTCGTCGATCGTGCCCGTAAGGCGGAGCTTTTGGCCGAGATCGCTGCTGCAGAAGGGGTTCCGCTGTCCCAGACAGTGGCGATCGGTGATGGCGCCAACGACCTGGACATGCTCGCCGCGGCCGGGATGGGGATCGCGTTCAACGCCAAGCCGGCGGTCCGGGAGCAGGCCGAGGTGACGGTCTCGGTGCCGTACCTGGATGCGATCTTGTTCATGCTCGGACTGCGCGGCACCGATGTCGATCATGGAGACGTCTGA